The nucleotide sequence TTCTGTAAAATTGCTGAATTGGATGGGCACAAACCCTGCAGTTTCAAAGAGCGTTCGCCAGGGAAGCATCTTGTCAGCTGCACAGTATCTCCCAAGAACAGAACTCTCTATTTTCGGTTGTAGCAAGAACCTCTCAATCTTGCTGGCTGTATCTTGGTTGGTCCCCGATGCATCAATGGAATCCATAAGTACCAAGGAGGACTGGAAAGCATGGAGGAAGTGCTGCAAGAATGGCAGGTCACTCCGATCACACCCTTGGTCAACTGAGACCACAATCTTCGGAGAGAGTTGCTTCACGAGGCGGAGGAGAACTGGGAAGGAAAGGTTTGCAGAACCTATAGGGAGATTTACTGCTATGGCTTCACCTCCCAAGCCATGGAGCTCTAATGGATCAAATGAATCAAGGCTACGAACCTTAAGTTCAAAGGGAATGTTAAGGTCACTTGCAAAATGGGAGAGGTTGTCCTGGATAAGGTGGAGCTCCATGTTGTTATGGGAGTAATGTGACACAAAAACTGTAATTTTGAGCATCCTTACTGCACCTGCCGAAGAACAGCGCCTTTGTGCCAGCTCCTGCATGAAGGAGGACCATTGTCCACCAAACCCAATATCAAAGTCCATGATGTGGATGCGGTCACAGCCATCGAGCTCTTCCAGGAGGGCCTGGATGCACGTGAAGTTTGAGAATTGGATGATGGGTGAGACCTCGGAGAATGCCTTGTATGCATTGAGCTTGTGCACAACGTCCAAATGAGTCATCAGGGGAGCAGAGAAGGTGCTCTGCTGACGATGGGAGGTTGGAGTTGCAGAGAGGATTGTGTTAGATCCGTTAGAAAGGATCAGTTGCAGTGCCTCCTTGAAGTAGAAAGCAGAGCGGACAAGGGGCTTCcccgagggagagggagaggggagtTGGTGATTGAGCCGCGCCAATATCCCATGTGCGCCGACGAAATTTCGGGCCTCTACCATCTTAGCAGCCTCGAAAAGCAGATCGGCCAATGCGTGTTGTAAGTGCAGCTGCTGCGCAGCCACAGCTGAGGTTACATCGTCCACGAAAGCTGCCACCTTCGGCTTCACTGATCTATTCTGGAGCTGACGCAGAGGAAAGCCGTGGCTTTGCTGCTGGTATGACTGTCGCCGAAGGAAAAGATCTGAGTTGGCAGCGGAGTCCAGGAAAGGAAGTTTCTGAGGAATTTGGTCGGCAATGGCGGGGTGGCGCTTCAGCTGGGTGGGTGGAAGGAGCTGCGGAAGCTGCTGCTGCTCAGCATGCCCCGCGCTGAGGAAGAAGGGCGGGTTCGGGGTGGCTGATGCCTGATTCAGAAGAAGGCCTGGGCCAAACAATTGTGGCTTGTCCAACACAGTATCTGGGAAGTACATACCCTGTGGTAGTGAGAGCGGCGATGAGATGCTGTTGCCAGCCTGCGGCGGCAGCGAGAAGAACTGACTTCCCGTTTGGTGGCCGAAGGTGGCCCCTTTGATGTTGGCGTGCACGATGGCCGGAGACACCCTGCTACTGCTGCTCACGAGCGAGAAGCCACCACCAGAAGCAACGTTAGAAGACAGAGGAAGAGAAGAATCCGTAGGGGCCGAGACGGACGCCTCATCCGCAGTCCTCCCAATAGATGCAAGCCCAATGCCTGGGTCGAGAATCCCAAACCCTAACCCGTTACTGTTGCCATCGAACTCCACTGAGCCGTGGGATAGGAACTGCTGCTGGTGCTGCTTAAACCCGGCCGCAGAGGGGTCGTCGACATCCCCCATGATCCACCGGAAAAAGGTCTGATCCCGGCCAGGGGAGGCCGCAGAAGTCTCCGAGAGTATCGCCTCCCAATCGTCGACACCAAGACCGCATTTTTCGCCTCCAGCAACGAAACCCATATCAAGCCCGGTCGGTATCGGCTGCAGCTCAGCAGCCCACTCCTCCTTCCCGACCGCACCACCGCTCACCTCGGCGGTGGAGTCGGCGAGAACCCATTTGTTGGTGGGGATGTCGGAGACCGCCGCCACTCCGGCGGTGTCGGAGGAGCCGCCGCCCAGGGAAGAAGACAGTGTGGCTGTGGAGGTGGGAGGGCTAGGGCTCCTGTGATCAAGCACCGATCTTGGCTCCCTTCCCTGTTGGATCACCAACTTGGGCCTCTTATTCACCCAAAACAGAGCCTGGTTCCCCTCGAAGATTGTCTCCACTGCTTCTAGACCCCCCTTCCCCTGGCCATGATAGGGCAAACCCCTCATCTAATGCTTCATACAAGACGCCAGATCTAAGTTTTCTCACCTCACTcacagagatggaaagaagaataAGAGATCTTGAGAGATGAAATAGTAGAAGCCGGACAAAGATGAGATCTTTTATGCGTCCACCAACGGGAGTATAATACTAATCCCTCCGTTTCAAATGACACATGGTGCAAGCTTAAGCGCCTCTTCCTCTTTCTGCTCTCATCTCTCGGCTCTCTCACTTCAAAGACCTTTTTTTGCCCTTCTCCTCTCCTGTGCTCCTGCTTCTGTTTGAAATCTTCTATCTTTCTCCGGGGGATGGACTGTGACCGGAAGGAGAGGGAAGAGGAACGGCAGCAGCAAGAGAGTAGTACGCTGTACGCCTCTCAAAATTGCCTCTTTCTCTCTGTATCCTCCTCTTCTCAGCTTGCCATGGATGCTTGCAGCATAAAAAAGCAATAAAGTGCGTCCCCTCCAATCTCTACCTCCCTTTCTCTCTCCAGAATTATCTCTTTTCTTTGCTATCCTCCCTCCTCCCCGCCCTCCGTCGCCATTGTATAATCGAAGCCTTGGCTTCTGACATCCTGCAGCGACTCCCCTTCTTAATGCGACACTGTTACTTGGAATCCCGGCCGTCAAAAGTATAGCATCATATTTTTGATTTATGACCAAAATATCCTCAGAACACAGGAAGGAGGTCGTTGGAAATTGGGGCTGTTTCCGTCTTTCAACACGGCCCTCGTTTTGTGACGCTTCACGGAGTTGAAAACGCCGCGACGCGACACGACACGACACGCTACCTTCGCCGAAACGTTATGTATCGAGCCGACACGATATGTGGATGTGGTTCCGTAAACGGTTGAAATCGGTAGAGATAGATTTCGTTCGTTGTTCGCGGACAAAAAGATGCCACGTGGTACGCGCTGGCGTCATATCCACGTATGGGACCTGATATCTGATACGAATCCAAGGGCGGGTAAAAACGGGGTAACCGAACTGGTGCGTCCAGATCTACTGAGATGCCACGTGGAGTCTTCCCGAGTACTCAATCAGCTGCACGTTTTCCAACAGCAACCAGCCTTTGATTTCGCTCGTGGAGGACGTGGCGTCGTCGAAGGCTGTTTGGTGTTCGGCGACGTAGGGGAGAAACCACGAAGATCGAGGCCGTCAGATACGTAGGCCCCACGATCGACTACAATTGATTACAAGATAATTGAGTGAATTCCACTTGAATCATCACATATTTTGTGGTGTGGATAATAAAGGTTTTTTTTTATGACTTTATATTTCCTTCTCAAAATATATATGATCATACATTCTAATGGAGGCCATATTAACCATCATTATACATATGCTATGTTGTCAAAAAAATGTTTTCTCAGTAACTATGTTTTCTTTACTTAGTAATAGTCATTCAAATCACACCAAATAATTTTGGgcgtcataaaaaaaaatcaaagtttttataaattatatttttgctCCATATGATATGATGTTCAGAATGAGATTTAGTTTCTTTGCTATGCATTAAATAagtttttaagaaataaaaaaaatatttacaatagTTCATCTTTGTCGATCCATATCGATATATTGATCAACAATCGATACGATATGTATTAAGCTATATCAAACGTATCGAATATATTGATGTATAATGTATAATCTATATCAATCtcctattaatatttatttactttTCACCTTTTATGTCATCTAAATAATACTAATTTAACTATCCATATTATTAGAATAGAATTCCTTGGTATGCCAAAAGAAGGAAGGAAAGAGATGATTAGAGAGTTAAAATTATCTCCCAACAGGAGATGTATTATTAGAATTTTTTGACATGACAAAAATAGGAAAGGAGAAAGATGATTAGAGAGCTAAGATTGTCTCCACCCATCAAAGAATGTATTACTAGAATTCTTTGATATggcaaagaaaaataaattattagagaGCTAAGATTGACTCCACCCAACAAGGAATATATTACTAAAAATTTTTGACATGATAAAACAAGAAAGGAGAGAGATGATTATAGAGCTAAGATTGTTTCCACTCAAGCATTACTAGAATTCTTTCACATGACAAAacaagagtgagagagagagagagagaggaagctgCAAGTTGCCTCTGTCCAACAAGGGATGTGGTATTTATTGTAGCTCATTTAAAAGTTTATTGAATGAGACACTCAATTTAGTACAGATTGTTGAGGAAAGAAAGCCATGGTTGTGACCTCACTCACACCCAACCAAAATAGTTTTGTCTGCAGCCCCATGTGGTTGCCAACTCTCATTCATTTGCTCCAAACCTAAAAAACCACCTCATCATGTAATTATGTTTGTTCCAATGTCTGTGATGTGGACTTAATTCAGAAGATAGTAGTACTAAAATAACAATGTCAGATCATTTCAGAAGCTATGTACTAAATTAACAATGCAACCCTGCTCTTAATGTAATTCCATGTGATGAGGAAAACAGAAGATGTAAGCTGCTCTCAATCCTTTCAATAACACAAAAGGTCAGCTCCTCAGCAGCTGTGGACTGATGTCTCTTCCTTTCTGTCAGTCCATATATAACATTTTCTTTGAGTTCTTTGCTGTGCAATGGCCAAACATCCAACCTATCTCCTTCTGTAGCTCTTTGAATCTCTGCAGAAGAAAGTGCAGATTCCCATAGTTTCCTGGTAATTAACTTCACAGCCAAAGGAACAAATGCCTGAGTTGGGACAGAAGATAACCTGGGGACCCTTCAATGAACCACAAATCCTTCGTCTTCATTGTCAGATATTTCCATTGAATTGACCTCTTCCCGGTGCATAATAGTAGCTTCACAGTAGCAGATGCATCCGAAAACTAGAATCGATCAAACCATCTGCTATCTCCCTGAATAATTCAGAAATGTCTCAGTCCGATGTTGCAGCTGTGGATGTGATTCTATCCACCAAAGCACTGAAGCATAGTGAATAGCAGGATATATCTGATGGGCAATTCTCCCTCCTTCAACCGCAGACATGTCAAGGTAGAGCTTCCTTTGTGCTTGGTTCGACTCCACCAAAGAACATGCTGCTCTTCAAGTTTGCAGAAAGACTAAATTGAATTCAGATTCCCTTCATAGAACACTAGCAGATGGTcagaaaaaaacatatatatggcTGACAGTAAGTTTCTTACATCACCTTATTCAATGTCCAGTGCAAGAATTCCATGACAAGGACAAAGAAGGGGACACTGAGTCCCCTTGCCTTGACTCTATATTTCCATTCAGAAGGATAACATAAGTGCAACATCCATTGTATATGAACTTGTCTGGAAGACCCAGGTAAGGTATCACCTCCATAAAATTCCAAGCCCTGAGATATGTTACTCCTGTAATGACCTCTGAACACAGctcagagagagagatagagagagagagagagcatattaCCATCTCTACATGCATGGCCAACCCATTGCTGCAATAGCTGCTGGAGTGAACACCAACTTGGAACCTTCCAATGCTGCTGCAATCAACACCAACCATGCAACAGTTTCCTTGTAATAATATAGATTAGGAAAGGTCCTGTCAATCTACTTAGCTATGCACATGCAATCTCCTTCTCCTACAGTgtctatgatattattattagatGTAGGATTAAGCTTGTTGTTGTTGCAATGGAGAAGGTGTTGTTGATGCAGTTTATGCTGACAACAAGCTAATAGTTTAAAGATGGATGTTGAATTATATACACATGAACTACAACACCTAATTAGGAAGATAGCCACAAGTCAAAGGAGACATAGCATATGCTCTCCTGTGTTTGCTTTGC is from Musa acuminata AAA Group cultivar baxijiao chromosome BXJ3-8, Cavendish_Baxijiao_AAA, whole genome shotgun sequence and encodes:
- the LOC135645528 gene encoding scarecrow-like protein 27, coding for MRGLPYHGQGKGGLEAVETIFEGNQALFWVNKRPKLVIQQGREPRSVLDHRSPSPPTSTATLSSSLGGGSSDTAGVAAVSDIPTNKWVLADSTAEVSGGAVGKEEWAAELQPIPTGLDMGFVAGGEKCGLGVDDWEAILSETSAASPGRDQTFFRWIMGDVDDPSAAGFKQHQQQFLSHGSVEFDGNSNGLGFGILDPGIGLASIGRTADEASVSAPTDSSLPLSSNVASGGGFSLVSSSSRVSPAIVHANIKGATFGHQTGSQFFSLPPQAGNSISSPLSLPQGMYFPDTVLDKPQLFGPGLLLNQASATPNPPFFLSAGHAEQQQLPQLLPPTQLKRHPAIADQIPQKLPFLDSAANSDLFLRRQSYQQQSHGFPLRQLQNRSVKPKVAAFVDDVTSAVAAQQLHLQHALADLLFEAAKMVEARNFVGAHGILARLNHQLPSPSPSGKPLVRSAFYFKEALQLILSNGSNTILSATPTSHRQQSTFSAPLMTHLDVVHKLNAYKAFSEVSPIIQFSNFTCIQALLEELDGCDRIHIMDFDIGFGGQWSSFMQELAQRRCSSAGAVRMLKITVFVSHYSHNNMELHLIQDNLSHFASDLNIPFELKVRSLDSFDPLELHGLGGEAIAVNLPIGSANLSFPVLLRLVKQLSPKIVVSVDQGCDRSDLPFLQHFLHAFQSSLVLMDSIDASGTNQDTASKIERFLLQPKIESSVLGRYCAADKMLPWRTLFETAGFVPIQFSNFTETQAECLLKRVQIRGFHVEKRQASLYLYWQRKELVSVSAWRG